In Montipora capricornis isolate CH-2021 chromosome 4, ASM3666992v2, whole genome shotgun sequence, the DNA window CAGGATCATCACTTGGAGTCACATCCGCTGTTATAGTAGCTACTTTCTCACCAGAATAGAAAGATACAACATCCACTAAAGCAGTGGCAACGACGCAATTAGCTAGAGCCTCTTCTGTAACCGCAAAAAGATCTCCACTCCTAGGGGCCAACATTGCGCAGCTCGATTCATCGTCACTCGGGGGGGCAGAAGTAACTTCCCCTTTCACAAAACCGATTTTTTCTCCAGGCGTAGGTGTGGTTACATACCTTTCTTCACTGGCCAGGCGATAAACAGACGCCGATAAGGTGACAGTTCCTCGTCCAAGAGACTCTTCTAAATATGCTAGTCTTACATTGGCTGTTACAGTACAAATTATTCGTCCTTCTACTGCAGTTTCATCTTTCAATACCGAATCTTGCCTATCACTAACATCAACTTCGTTTCCACCAGTAACGCCGTTTTCCTTTTGTCCTTGCTCTTCTTCCCCATTTAAGGAAACCActtcttttttcgacatttctGCTCCCTCTAACGCTTGCACAGGTCCGACCGTTGACGGTTCGTTGATTTCTGGAGAAAAGCCAAGGTCCTGTTGTGACAAATGGATTTCGCCATTAGAGTTCCTGATACTGTCTGCTCTATCATTCTGTTCTTGTTCATGAGAACCTGCCCTGTGCGACACTGATTCGACACTAGTATTACTGTGCGTCGCGGTGTCGCCAGATAAGTTGGTATTAGTGGTTTCCCTGGATGCAGGCACCTCCCTGTCAGCGATATCAAGATCACTGGAATTATTTTCTGCAAGAGATTCTTTAACAGGAGTGTTGGTATCATTGGTATCCGTTTGCTTCGCCGTCTCCTCTGGTTCACCAGATAAGGTAACCTTGTTTATCTCCTTCGTTGAACTCACAGAGCCTTCCAATCCGCTGTTGGCCACATCGGCGTTAACTCTGTGCTGCATAGAATCTGCCACCGAAGACTCTCCAGCATTATTATTTCCTTGTCCAGAGGAGCCCAGCGCCTCTGCAATGTCACCTTCTTCAGTAGCTCCCGGTTTTTTGTGAACATCTTTCTTTTCCGTAGCGACACTTCCGCCTCCTTCTAATTGACTGCCAGATGATATGGGTTCCACAATTGGTTCTTGTTCGGCGGGCGAGTCATCTCCCTTACTTAACTGGGCTTCTTCCTGGTTTTCATTTGCCCCTGTCAAATCATTCACGTTGGTATTGGAAGTGTCATTAACATTGTCACCTGCTGTTTCCTTGATGCTATGTTTACTTTCATTGCTTGTTTGTGATTTCGACTGATGAGGCACGTGGCCATTGGCTTCGGGAGAACCGCTGTAATTGTCCTTGATTCCCTGCGCATGTCCGTTTCTCTCCTTTAAGGAGTTGGTTGAGGTCGACTTTGGGACTGGTGCTGGTGCAGGCCGGGAAGCCACTGTGGACAATCAAAATGGAGTGAGGTTCTGAACAAGCTAAGGTAAACTGGCCATTCTAAGGATATTTAAAACTTAACATTGTGAAGAGTTCCGAGCTTTTCATCGGCAGTTTTTGAAGCATTTGTTCATTAAAAGGAAGCCAACttgacaacaacaaaatttgcaTTGCCTTCTTCCACATACTGAGAAAACTCTCAGCTTATTGTAAAAACGCTGTCATAATCTTTAAAATTTCTTACAGAGTTTACGCGGGCAGTATGTACCATGACAACTCCAGACGCTTAACTTTCGAGTGTTCATCAATTCTAAAGTTAAACAGACCTTTGTATAGGCTTTTCCAGGGTTctgtaattttaataaaaatttatAACTGATTTCAAATTAGGTTTTTACATATTCACATACACTATCTTCGAGAGATATATGTGCCATATGGGCTGTATTGTAGCTTGTCAATGCCTTGAGCTTGGTCTGGCTGTGGCATACAGCAATGACAGCGGCATCCACCGGAATATTAAGATGTTCATGGCGCTACCTTACCTACCCCACCAAGAAATTCCAGCGAGTTTCCAGCGGCTAAAGTTGCAAGCGACCACCCCCGTGCTTCATGAGTTGGTAGACTATATAGACAACCAATGGATCAACACCAACACTTTTCCACCCAGTTCCTGGAACGTCTACGGACAGCCTGTCCTTACCAATAATGATATCGAGGGATGGCACAACTCCCTCAACCGACGCGCTGGTGGTAGAGTTCATCTACCTGTCTACCTACTGATTCAGCTGCTCCATCGAGAGTCCTCTGTGTGCACCGTCCAAATTCGCCTCGTCAACGCCAGAAAACTTCAAAGGATCCAGCGTAAAAAATATCGCGCACTTCAAGCAAGAATCTTTGGCTACTGGGAGGACTACGCTGCGAGTAAAATCTCAAGTAGGTGACTCCTTTAAGCATGCTCTCACTTAGCACATGGACCAGTTCGTACAGAttagttttctgtttttatcacattttgctcGCGTTtaggaaaataaataatatttttgttctaGTTTAAAAGGAATATCGCTAGGTTTGTTCACTACAAATATTAGGCATGTAATAAGTCTACCTGAATTTCAAGGGGCGGGTGTCAGTAGGACGGCCCACACGTCCCCGCGTGTAataagtattttattatttatttatttttataacaAACTTACCTTAAGTTGgtatttgaatttcttttcaagGGGCGGGTGTTACTTGGGTAACCCACACGTCCTCGTGTGTAATTAGGGTTAGTTGTTAGCAATCAATATATTTACCGCAACTTCAAACTCTTGCTTAGCAACCATGTGATGATTATTGAGCACGTGCTgtaatcaagatggcggcgtttTCCACTTTTCCAATCGCTAGTGATGTGCACCTTCTTTCAAATCAGAATGCTTCAACATataaaacaacaacagtaaGAACCATACTGTAACTGATATTACtagttttttcattttcatgttttaCCTTAGGATTACTATCTCCGTGATATCAAACGACAGCGAAATGAGCAACCTGAGTTTCACAGTTTTATATTTTACTCTGACtagtttttaacattttccgaATCTTTTTGAGCATCATGAAATTTCGGGCGGCATGACTCAAGATATCGGGCGACATGACTATAAATTTCGGGCAACATGACTCTGGTTTCGGGCGACATAACTTAGGGCGAGATGACTTTCGGGCGACTTGACCGTAAGCcctgcagacaaataaacaacaccaaaagcgtctgctagcgctaatcactcaacaaaaatgttgtttcaggtctcggggaaacttttgACTTAGTTGacttagttgttgattattggagcgctagcagcgacctctagtcttgacctgtggaatgtgacctgtatttaacagacccgccttcattgcagctgtcacacgagtcaacagcgccatatacaactgctaaatcaaccacatcaataatctatgaaccctgttgcacaattttataatttgtcacaacagtaacaatactcgcgtcagggaattacaattttgagacgccaaaatgaacgAAAACGCAAAGGTACGtacgaataaaatcacttaattaccgttacgtctttcaaacaccattacATTCTTCTATATAGAGAGCGatcgctatgccagaggtcgtgaaaagcgAACGTAGCTTTCATTGCAATCGAGGCCTTATGTAGACCACcgtgcaacgtgaaaaaacggcgaattatttttgactgttatgcttgttaatttgcggctgcttcttacggaacagctacaattttgaaaatgatttaaacacgaacTCTGTTCTTCTTTtggctctcctcactagccgccatctttctttcgacattaaaccaatcagagttcagGTGAGAAAAGtaccaatcagcgatctttttagttcactgtgtgccagggtcttctcaagacccgccgccatattgaaagccgagaagacccaaGGAATGAGGTTGGGTTAGCTCAAGCCTTACTTCGCTCAGATCACAAAGATTTTAACGTTCCAATCTCGTTTTCTTGTTCATTCGACAGCTGTTTATCATTACAGAGAAAACATGTCAATCCGTGAAGAACACTGGCAAACAAAGAAACCCACTATCAGAGAAAGAACCAAGTTTATGTTCAACAACGACCTCTTCAGCGATGTGAAGTTTGTGGTTCGCAAGAGCGATGGCGAAAGTGAAAGCAAACAAGCGATTCCAGCTCACAAGTTAATGCTCTCGATTGGCAGTCCTGTGTTTGAAGCCATGTTTTACAGTGAGATAGCAGATTCTAGTGATTCTATTGAACTGCCTGATGGTGAATACGAGAGTCTGTTGGAGTTGTTTCGTTATTTGTACAGCGATAGAGTGAACTTAAGCGGAAGTAATGTTATGGAAGTGTTGTATTTGGCGAAGAAATACATAGTGCCTTCTCTGGCCGTTAAATGCACGGAGTATCTGCAGGATCATTTGGATCCATCCAATGTGTTTAACATCTTGCAGTCTGCACGGAAATATGACGAGGAGCAGTTAATGGATCGATGCTGGGAGGTGATCGACAAACAAACCGAAGCATCGGTGGAATCGGAAGGATTTGCGGTGATTGACAGACCTTTACTCGAAGAACTCGTTCAAAGGGATACCCTTAACATCCCGGAGGTGGAATTGTTTAAAGGTGTAGTTCAGTGGGCAGAAAAGGAAGTGGCAAGGCGAGGCATAGTCGCAGATGGACGAGAGAAAAGCAGGGTCATCGGATAACGGATCATAAAAGCAATTCGCTTCCCCATAATGAAGCAGGATGAGTTTGCCGCAGTTGTTACGGACAGCAGAATTCTCTCGTACGATGAAATTTGCAATTTGATcaaacatttcaattcagtGGGAACTTCCCCAGTGGAATTTCCGGTTTCAAAACGATCGGGGTCCGGTGCTGTGTTATTGCGGTGTGGTAGGTTTGATTTAGTAAAATTTGGCTGGCAGAATGCAGGGACACAGCGAATTGGTTTTATAGTTAACCGAGACATTCGTATTCACGGAGTCAATTTTTTTGGAAGCCAGGGCAACTCCTATCGTGTTGTTCTTGATCTTTTGATCAGCAATTCCAGTTTTGGCTACGTTTCTCTTTCATCTACGACTGGTGAGTTTTCGTCCGTGCTAAACAAGTCAAAAGAGTTCTATAGCTTTGATGTTCGGTTTCGAAGCCCAATTACTTTGAGCAAGGATGTAAATTATCTTCTCGAAGCCCGTATCATTGGACCCACTTCTTTTTACGGTGTCTGTGAAAAGGTAGTTGTTGTTTGTTCGGGAGTAGCATTTGAATTCATTGACTTTTTTCCTGATAAGGGAAGCAATATTAATCCAAAAGAAGGGCAATTTAATGAAATTATTTTCAGCTTTGTGGAGTAATATAGTGGACTGCTTCGCAGACAGACTGCACCGTTTTCACTGAACAGCCACGCACTGAGAACAAAGTCGCTTGAAATTATGGCAGAGCTGTGCAACTTCTTCTATtgctcgttcccaggatctctcttcttcttctcccgggaaaagagagagttacGAACATGGCTATCTCATCTCGTGGTGCAAGCAAGCAATAGTCAATATTTCAGGTTTTAACCTAGGCTTCCCATTCAATTTCCTGCAGGCTGAATTATCATTGCTCAGCCAAATACGGGGCTTTATTTCGTCAATTGATAAAGGTTTTGCCTTAATCAAGGAAGTGGAGCGTAAATTAGCAAACCGGTTCATTGAGAAATATCCACAAGCACTCGTTTTTATTCCAAACAGAGCGATTGAAATTCGGCTCTACATTTTGACCGATTCAGCCATTGCCACGCCCTTCTCAAGGACCTTTGCGCGGTTTCACTGTTTGGATCAAATTTCCAGTGGAGACAGAGAATTAATCCCCCATATCGGCCCTAtccccatcgtaatccctctaaatttatttttagatgcCCTTTAAGATCCGGTATTGCCTAGAGAGTTGAGTGATAGCAAATCATATGTCCCCACTTTTCCCAATGTTGACAGCCCCACGTGATGCTTCGCGTGGTTCGCGATA includes these proteins:
- the LOC138045575 gene encoding BTB/POZ domain-containing protein 6-like, with protein sequence MCHMGCIVACQCLELGLAVAYSNDSGIHRNIKMFMALPYLPHQEIPASFQRLKLQATTPVLHELVDYIDNQWINTNTFPPSSWNVYGQPVLTNNDIEGWHNSLNRRAGGRVHLPVYLLIQLLHRESSVCTVQIRLVNARKLQRIQRKKYRALQARIFGYWEDYAASKISTVYHYRENMSIREEHWQTKKPTIRERTKFMFNNDLFSDVKFVVRKSDGESESKQAIPAHKLMLSIGSPVFEAMFYSEIADSSDSIELPDGEYESLLELFRYLYSDRVNLSGSNVMEVLYLAKKYIVPSLAVKCTEYLQDHLDPSNVFNILQSARKYDEEQLMDRCWEVIDKQTEASVESEGFAVIDRPLLEELVQRDTLNIPEVELFKGVVQWAEKEVARRGIVADGREKSRVIG
- the LOC138046129 gene encoding protein rtoA-like; this encodes MNTRKLSVWSCHVASRPAPAPVPKSTSTNSLKERNGHAQGIKDNYSGSPEANGHVPHQSKSQTSNESKHSIKETAGDNVNDTSNTNVNDLTGANENQEEAQLSKGDDSPAEQEPIVEPISSGSQLEGGGSVATEKKDVHKKPGATEEGDIAEALGSSGQGNNNAGESSVADSMQHRVNADVANSGLEGSVSSTKEINKVTLSGEPEETAKQTDTNDTNTPVKESLAENNSSDLDIADREVPASRETTNTNLSGDTATHSNTSVESVSHRAGSHEQEQNDRADSIRNSNGEIHLSQQDLGFSPEINEPSTVGPVQALEGAEMSKKEVVSLNGEEEQGQKENGVTGGNEVDVSDRQDSVLKDETAVEGRIICTVTANVRLAYLEESLGRGTVTLSASVYRLASEERYVTTPTPGEKIGFVKGEVTSAPPSDDESSCAMLAPRSGDLFAVTEEALANCVVATALVDVVSFYSGEKVATITADVTPSDDPEHQSGVLTGEVLAGSDNGSYDERIGSLSGNVVALTFDDQQVVVANAGH